The Methanoregula sp. UBA64 genome contains the following window.
ACCTCGTTGTCTGTTCCCAGCACATCGGCAAGCGGCCGGCTCTCGGCAAGGGCCTGCATGCTCGCCATCCGGATCCGCTCGTGGGCGTCCTGCCGGTTCATGCCCCGGCGGGTAAGGTCGATCATCACGGATTCGGCCATGTTGATACCGTGGAGGAACGCGAGGTTGCGCCGGATCGCGGCCCGGTTGATCACCAGGTTGTCGAGCACGGTTGTCATAAGCCGGATGCAGTGGTCGGCAAGGATCGAGGCTTCGGGGAAGAGCACCCGCTCGCAGGAGGAGTTGGTGAGGTCGCGCTCGTCCCAGAGGGTGTTGTTGAGGAGCGCCGGTTCGACCGCTGCCCGCACGATCCGGGCCAGGCCGCAGACCTGCTCGGACTTGATCGGGTTTCTCTTGTGCGGCATGGTGGAGGACCCGACCTGTTTTGCGCCGAAGGCTTCTTCCACTTCCCCGATCTCGGTGCGCTGGAGCGATCGGATTTCGACCCCGATCTTGTCGAGCGTTGTCGTGACGGTTGCAAGGAACATGAAGTATTCCGCGTACCGGTCCCGGGAGATCACCTGGTTTGAGACATCCACGGACGAGAGTTTGAGGATCTCCATCATCGATTTCTGTACGGCCATTCCTTTCGGGCCGATTGCCGCCTGCGTCCCGACCGCGCCGGTCATCTGGCCGACTGCCACCCGGGGGCGCAGCTGTTCGAGCCTTTCAATGTGCCGACCCACCTCGCTTGCCCAGATGGCAAACCGGAGGCCGTAGGTTGTCGGCACTCCCTGCTGGCCATGCGTGCGTCCCACCGCGACAAGCGTTGTCGTCTCCCCGGCCCGTTTGAGCAGCACCCCGAGGAGCCGGCGCAGTTTTGCATCGATCAGGTCGAGGGCCTGCGCGAGCTGGAGGCCGGTTGCCGTGTCGAGGATATCGTTCGAGGTAGCCCCGTAGTGCACCCACCGCCCGGATTCTCCCGTTACCTCGGAGACCGCCTTTACGATCGCCATCATGTCGTGGTTGATCTCCTCCTCGATCTCCTTTGCCCGGGCAAGGGAGGCCTTGTGTGCGTTCTGTGCGATCTCGTCTGCTGCTGCCTGCGGGATAAGGCCGTGGGCTGCCTCGGCCTGCGCGAGGGCTACCTCCGCGGCAACAACGCAGGAGAAACGGTTCTCTTCGTTCCAGACGTTGCGCATCTCCGGTGTGCCGTACCGGTACTCGATCGGGTGGACTGCCATGCAGAACAGTTGGGTTGTCCGGGGATATAGCGGTTGAGGATCGAAAAGAGAAATGGTGGAGGGGGTCCCCCACCCCCTCCCCGCGTTGGATCGAAAGTCCCAAAACCGGTTGTCACATAATTATGCGATATTCGCATGTACATGCGATTATCACATGTACATGTGACAAAAATCCGGCGCGTCACGCCGGACAGTCCGGGCACGGGGGGGTGGGGGGACCCCTCCAAAAAAAAGTCCGGGCCGGTCATTTTTTTTAAAGGACTGTGCCCTGCCCCCACCCCCCCTACGGCCCGGCACTGCAGGTCCCGCCCACTTTCGCCCCGCCCCACACTCATAAAACATCCGGCCGCCAATCATATCTTCAAGAAATGGAAAGCTTCGATCCCTTCTTCCCGTACAGCGAGTACCGCCCGCACCAGCGGGAGATGCTTGCATTTGCCGCAACG
Protein-coding sequences here:
- the purB gene encoding adenylosuccinate lyase, encoding MAVHPIEYRYGTPEMRNVWNEENRFSCVVAAEVALAQAEAAHGLIPQAAADEIAQNAHKASLARAKEIEEEINHDMMAIVKAVSEVTGESGRWVHYGATSNDILDTATGLQLAQALDLIDAKLRRLLGVLLKRAGETTTLVAVGRTHGQQGVPTTYGLRFAIWASEVGRHIERLEQLRPRVAVGQMTGAVGTQAAIGPKGMAVQKSMMEILKLSSVDVSNQVISRDRYAEYFMFLATVTTTLDKIGVEIRSLQRTEIGEVEEAFGAKQVGSSTMPHKRNPIKSEQVCGLARIVRAAVEPALLNNTLWDERDLTNSSCERVLFPEASILADHCIRLMTTVLDNLVINRAAIRRNLAFLHGINMAESVMIDLTRRGMNRQDAHERIRMASMQALAESRPLADVLGTDNEVLRFCSQKEIAALLSPDSYIGTSVEQVQAVIEKLRPLAA